From a single Okeanomitos corallinicola TIOX110 genomic region:
- the fghA gene encoding S-formylglutathione hydrolase — MTDINLIAEYKSFDGKLGFYSHVSNLCKCEMRFSVYQPPQATQKPLPVLYFLSGLTCREDVFMIKAGAQYWAAKYGIIIVAPDTSPRLTGTPGENDEWDIGTGAGFYVDATAEPWKSHYQMYSYIVQELPTVINSNFPTQPDQQSIFGHSMGGHGALICAMRNPDIYKSVSAFAPIVTPMNCAWGKKAFSLYLGNNQETWRDYDACELVQKVGYHSSILIDQGTADEFLNHQLLPEEFINACAKVNQPLNFRYQPGYDHSYYFIATFVADHIRHHAIAFGLE; from the coding sequence ATGACTGATATTAATTTGATTGCTGAATATAAATCCTTTGATGGTAAACTTGGCTTTTATTCTCATGTCTCAAATCTCTGTAAATGTGAGATGCGGTTTTCCGTTTATCAACCACCACAAGCTACACAAAAACCATTACCAGTTTTGTATTTTCTCTCTGGTTTAACTTGCAGAGAAGATGTGTTTATGATTAAAGCAGGGGCGCAATATTGGGCAGCTAAATATGGCATAATTATAGTTGCACCAGATACAAGTCCACGACTGACTGGTACTCCTGGTGAAAATGATGAATGGGATATTGGTACAGGTGCAGGTTTTTATGTAGATGCAACAGCAGAACCTTGGAAATCGCACTATCAAATGTATAGTTATATAGTCCAAGAATTACCCACAGTCATTAACAGTAATTTCCCAACTCAACCAGATCAACAAAGCATTTTTGGTCATTCAATGGGTGGACATGGGGCATTAATTTGTGCAATGAGAAATCCAGATATTTATAAATCAGTATCTGCCTTTGCACCTATTGTTACACCGATGAATTGTGCTTGGGGAAAAAAAGCATTTAGTCTGTATTTGGGTAATAATCAGGAAACTTGGCGTGATTATGATGCCTGTGAATTAGTGCAAAAAGTGGGATATCATAGTTCAATTCTCATTGATCAGGGAACAGCCGATGAATTTTTAAACCATCAATTATTACCAGAAGAATTTATCAACGCCTGTGCTAAGGTAAATCAACCTTTAAACTTCCGTTATCAACCAGGATATGACCATAGTTATTATTTTATTGCTACCTTTGTTGCTGATCATATTCGTCATCATGCGATCGCTTTTGGATTAGAATAG
- a CDS encoding RNA methyltransferase, whose amino-acid sequence MGLAGIRIILVEPAGPLNLGSIARVMKNFGLSDLVLVNPQCDRSSTEALNMAVRAKKILASAVIVDTLPQALQGCVRAIATIGRDYDGELPVENPRQVFPWLLAEPEKPVALIFGREDRGLTNQEINYAQKLVFIPTNPQYSSLNLATAVSICCYELSQIAENFINQDIQTSETASLDMIEPYYQELESLLLSIGYLYPHTAASRMEKFRHLYNRAHLKTGEVGMLRGILKQVQWAIENHHQK is encoded by the coding sequence ATGGGTTTAGCTGGCATCAGAATTATCTTAGTCGAACCAGCAGGACCATTAAATTTAGGCTCTATTGCTAGAGTTATGAAAAACTTTGGCTTATCTGATTTAGTATTAGTGAATCCTCAATGCGATCGCTCATCTACTGAAGCCTTAAACATGGCCGTTCGCGCTAAAAAAATATTAGCATCTGCCGTGATAGTAGATACATTACCACAAGCATTACAGGGATGCGTCCGCGCCATTGCTACCATTGGCCGTGACTATGATGGAGAACTACCTGTAGAAAATCCTCGTCAAGTATTTCCCTGGTTATTAGCAGAACCAGAAAAACCCGTAGCCTTAATATTTGGTAGAGAAGATCGAGGATTAACAAATCAAGAAATCAACTATGCCCAAAAATTAGTATTTATCCCCACAAACCCCCAATATTCATCTTTAAATTTAGCCACAGCCGTATCAATTTGTTGTTACGAATTATCACAAATAGCGGAAAATTTCATAAATCAAGATATACAAACATCAGAAACCGCTTCCTTAGATATGATTGAACCTTATTATCAAGAATTAGAATCTCTTTTATTATCCATAGGTTATCTTTATCCCCACACAGCAGCAAGTCGCATGGAAAAGTTCCGCCATTTGTATAATCGCGCTCACCTAAAAACTGGAGAAGTGGGAATGCTCAGAGGGATTTTAAAACAAGTACAATGGGCAATAGAAAATCATCATCAAAAATAA
- a CDS encoding serine hydrolase — MSESSDKLIAVSKQQPVQLRRRMRQVPKERQKPVQRQQQSAKKPDNVALTKLSNNPATVPSGKQKSYSQVVVPKAVKPIPKARTAVSKPGTGIRTVRVPKQGILKTNRKASRKTRLKPMARTVLYILRMLIVGVGLGAIVGTLLSILDPASRITSTSPSQTNISQSNANSSVNPGSLYLSQEILQLKTSIQNLATSNPTLIPGVFMVDLDTGAYVDVNSNTIFPAASTIKIPILIAFFQDVDAGKIRLDEMLTMEQDMVAGGSGNLRTQQVGSQYTALDVATKMITISDNTATNMLIQRLGGQEVLNTRFRSWGLINTAIRNPLPDLQGTNTTSPKELGELIAKVNQGNLVSMRSRDLMLDIMRRTERDNLLPSGLGEGGRAYHKTGDIGTMLADAGLVDIPTGKRYIAAVMVQRPHNDPAAATLISSISKLAYQFFSQTAVTPRIPTNSQPTNNLQPPVQPFIQPQVMNPTAPNGLVQNLPIGTNQTPVTPQYYRPQ; from the coding sequence GTGTCAGAATCAAGTGACAAACTAATAGCTGTCTCAAAGCAGCAACCTGTACAGCTTCGTCGCCGGATGCGTCAAGTTCCCAAGGAAAGACAAAAACCCGTTCAGAGACAGCAACAGAGCGCGAAAAAACCCGACAACGTAGCTCTAACAAAGCTGAGTAATAATCCTGCCACCGTCCCCTCTGGCAAACAAAAATCATATTCTCAAGTAGTTGTACCCAAAGCAGTTAAACCTATTCCTAAAGCCAGGACAGCAGTATCAAAACCCGGTACAGGGATAAGAACCGTACGTGTTCCCAAACAGGGAATCTTAAAAACCAATAGGAAAGCATCCCGGAAAACACGGTTAAAGCCAATGGCCAGAACTGTATTGTATATTCTGAGGATGTTAATTGTCGGAGTTGGACTAGGTGCAATTGTGGGTACGCTGTTGTCAATCTTAGATCCTGCTAGTCGCATCACAAGTACCTCCCCATCTCAGACTAATATAAGCCAATCTAATGCTAATAGTTCCGTCAACCCAGGTAGCTTGTATCTATCCCAAGAAATTTTACAGTTAAAAACATCTATTCAAAATTTAGCCACATCTAACCCTACTTTAATCCCAGGGGTGTTTATGGTAGATTTAGATACAGGAGCTTATGTAGATGTTAATAGTAACACTATTTTTCCGGCCGCTAGTACCATTAAAATCCCCATTCTCATTGCTTTCTTCCAGGATGTAGACGCAGGTAAAATTCGCCTGGATGAAATGCTGACTATGGAACAAGACATGGTGGCAGGGGGTTCAGGAAATTTACGCACTCAACAAGTAGGTAGTCAATACACAGCCTTAGATGTGGCAACAAAAATGATTACCATCAGTGATAATACCGCCACAAATATGCTGATTCAGCGACTGGGAGGCCAGGAAGTTTTGAATACCCGTTTTCGCAGTTGGGGATTAATAAACACAGCCATTCGTAACCCTTTACCAGATTTACAAGGTACAAACACCACATCCCCCAAAGAGTTAGGAGAATTAATTGCTAAGGTAAATCAAGGTAATTTAGTGAGTATGCGATCGCGTGATTTAATGTTAGATATTATGCGTCGTACAGAGAGAGATAATCTTCTTCCTTCTGGTTTAGGAGAAGGTGGCCGTGCATACCACAAAACTGGTGATATTGGCACAATGTTAGCAGATGCAGGTTTAGTTGATATCCCCACAGGTAAGCGTTATATAGCTGCTGTCATGGTACAACGTCCCCATAATGATCCCGCAGCAGCAACTTTAATTAGTTCTATTTCTAAATTAGCTTATCAATTCTTTAGTCAAACCGCTGTCACACCTCGTATTCCTACAAATAGTCAACCAACAAATAATTTGCAACCACCTGTTCAACCTTTTATTCAACCTCAAGTCATGAACCCCACAGCACCAAATGGTTTGGTGCAAAATCTCCCCATAGGTACTAATCAAACTCCTGTTACTCCTCAATACTATCGGCCACAATAA
- the dprA gene encoding DNA-processing protein DprA produces MSTVEDRKYWLSWSQISGIGPILLQRLHQHFDNLETAWKASPAELRKVEGFGFQTLEKVVQQRSKINPEQLLVQHQQINSHFWTPADSEYPQLLKEIPTPPPILYYRGEVDLQENSGQKPLVGIVGTRKPTEYGIKWTRQISTALAKNGFTVVSGMADGIDAESHTAAMEAGGRTIAVVGTGVDVIYPHKNKDLYQKILKSGIVISEYPAKTAPNRTHFPRRNRIIAGLSRAILVMEAGTKSGALITATYANEFCRDVYALPGRVDDEPSQGCLKLISQGAGLINQQLSELLIMLGAIPQIDVDTPIVKSVVKSDPVPQPIQPNLEPELQQVINTLAVDALPFDFIVQKTGMDAGLVSSSLLQLELMGLVSQLPGMRYQRV; encoded by the coding sequence ATGTCTACAGTAGAAGATCGCAAATACTGGTTATCATGGTCGCAAATTTCAGGAATTGGTCCGATATTACTACAAAGATTACACCAGCATTTTGATAATTTAGAAACAGCTTGGAAAGCTAGTCCTGCGGAATTACGCAAAGTTGAAGGTTTTGGTTTTCAAACTTTAGAAAAGGTAGTACAACAAAGAAGTAAAATAAACCCAGAACAACTACTTGTTCAACATCAACAAATAAACTCACATTTTTGGACACCAGCAGATTCAGAATACCCACAATTATTAAAAGAAATTCCTACACCTCCCCCAATTTTATATTATCGGGGTGAAGTTGACTTACAGGAAAATTCAGGACAAAAACCCTTAGTAGGAATTGTGGGAACTCGTAAACCAACAGAATATGGGATTAAATGGACTCGTCAAATTAGCACTGCTTTAGCAAAAAATGGTTTTACTGTTGTTTCCGGAATGGCCGATGGAATAGATGCAGAAAGTCATACAGCAGCAATGGAAGCAGGAGGTAGAACTATAGCAGTTGTGGGAACAGGTGTAGATGTAATTTATCCCCATAAAAATAAAGATTTATATCAAAAAATTTTAAAATCTGGCATTGTAATTAGTGAATATCCTGCTAAAACTGCACCAAACCGCACCCATTTTCCTCGTCGAAATCGGATTATTGCTGGTTTAAGTCGCGCAATATTAGTCATGGAAGCGGGAACAAAATCAGGTGCTTTAATTACTGCAACCTATGCAAATGAATTTTGTCGGGATGTTTACGCTTTACCCGGAAGAGTTGATGATGAACCATCACAAGGATGTTTAAAATTAATTAGTCAAGGTGCAGGTTTAATTAATCAACAATTAAGTGAATTATTAATTATGTTGGGTGCAATTCCCCAAATAGATGTAGATACTCCAATCGTTAAATCAGTAGTAAAATCTGATCCAGTCCCGCAACCAATTCAACCTAATTTAGAACCAGAATTACAACAGGTAATAAATACTTTAGCTGTTGATGCTTTACCCTTTGATTTTATTGTCCAAAAAACGGGTATGGATGCTGGTTTAGTTTCTAGTTCTTTATTACAGTTAGAATTAATGGGTTTAGTGTCCCAACTCCCTGGAATGAGATATCAGCGGGTATAG
- a CDS encoding DUF2301 domain-containing membrane protein, giving the protein MTTQTIPAPEVYQGQFGEFTITKDDRTGVIIYRTSLIIAAISFAIGSNLALFYGDNPLAIQAITPLYTCFSLALGVSLFTIHIYMKILHQILQLFWIIGSISAFIFGHFDSQPFAITIYNQPLTIFGIGFTFAALTGIFFKEGFCFNRLETKILTPLVPLLLLGHLAGILSLQAEQVLLGIWVIAFLVFALRKTVQNIPADIGDKSVFDYLENQRLVQG; this is encoded by the coding sequence ATGACTACACAAACAATACCGGCACCAGAAGTATATCAAGGTCAGTTTGGCGAATTTACCATTACTAAAGATGATCGCACAGGTGTAATTATCTACCGCACAAGTTTAATTATAGCCGCAATTAGCTTTGCCATTGGTAGTAATTTAGCTTTATTTTATGGAGATAACCCCTTAGCAATTCAAGCAATTACCCCTCTTTATACCTGTTTTAGTTTAGCTTTAGGAGTGAGTTTATTCACAATTCACATCTACATGAAAATCCTCCACCAAATCCTCCAACTTTTCTGGATAATTGGTAGTATTTCCGCTTTTATATTTGGACATTTTGACAGTCAACCCTTTGCAATTACCATCTATAACCAACCCCTAACAATATTTGGTATTGGTTTTACCTTTGCAGCATTAACAGGGATTTTCTTTAAAGAAGGTTTTTGTTTTAATCGCTTAGAAACTAAAATTTTAACACCTTTAGTTCCCCTACTTTTATTAGGACATTTAGCAGGAATTTTATCACTGCAAGCAGAACAAGTATTATTAGGAATTTGGGTAATTGCTTTTTTAGTGTTTGCATTACGGAAGACTGTCCAGAATATTCCCGCAGATATTGGTGATAAATCTGTGTTTGATTATTTGGAAAATCAAAGATTGGTACAAGGATAG
- a CDS encoding sodium/substrate symporter small subunit: MDEQQRLAYWRANTALIRNLLIVWALVSLVFSILLVETLNKIQFFGVPFGFWMAQQGSILVFVVLIFIYAFQMDKLDQKYNNKK; this comes from the coding sequence ATGGATGAACAACAACGCCTTGCTTATTGGCGTGCTAATACAGCTTTAATCAGAAATCTGTTAATTGTTTGGGCTTTAGTCTCCCTAGTTTTTAGTATTTTGTTGGTAGAAACATTAAATAAAATCCAGTTTTTTGGTGTTCCTTTTGGTTTTTGGATGGCGCAACAAGGATCAATTTTAGTGTTTGTGGTTTTAATTTTTATCTATGCTTTCCAAATGGATAAATTAGACCAAAAATATAATAATAAAAAGTGA
- a CDS encoding sodium:solute symporter family protein, producing the protein MSVELWTILIVGLSFALYIYIGWQSRVKDTKDFFVAGQGIPSIANGAATAADWMSAASFISMAGLISTLGYDGSIYLMGWTGGYVLLALLLAPYLRKFGKYTVPDFVGDRYESNIARVVAVIAAIFVSLTYVAGQMRGVGIVFSRFLQVDINTGVGIGIIIVGFFAILGGMKGITWTQAAQYCILILAYLIPAIAIAFILTGNPFPQLAFTFSDVADKLNLIQTDLGFAEYTKPFANKTMLDVLFITIALMVGTAGLPHVIVRFYTVKNVRAARFSAGWALLFIAILYTTAPAVSMFARYNLIDSLHNRTIEEVRQLDWANKWEKTKLLVFEDKNNDGKLQLTPNKDTNEIDIDKDIIVLSTPEVAKLAPWVVALVAAGGLAAALSTASGLLLVISSSVAHDLYYRIFDETASEEKRVFVGRVVIGFGLVIAGYFGVNPPGFVSQVVAFAFGLAAASFFPVIVLGIFDKRTNSQGAIAGMLSGLIFTSFYIIGVKFMGMTPWFFGVSAEGIGTLGMIINFIFTLTVSRLTPPPSAKIQALVEDLRTPNLEES; encoded by the coding sequence GTGTCAGTTGAACTTTGGACAATTTTAATAGTAGGGCTTTCTTTTGCACTTTATATCTACATTGGTTGGCAATCACGGGTAAAGGATACAAAGGATTTTTTTGTTGCTGGCCAGGGTATTCCTTCCATTGCTAATGGTGCAGCAACCGCAGCAGATTGGATGTCTGCGGCTTCGTTTATTTCCATGGCTGGGTTAATTTCTACCTTGGGTTATGATGGTTCAATTTATTTGATGGGATGGACTGGTGGCTATGTTTTATTGGCTTTATTATTAGCCCCATATTTGCGGAAGTTTGGTAAATATACAGTTCCCGATTTTGTAGGAGATCGCTATGAATCAAATATAGCTCGTGTAGTAGCAGTAATTGCAGCTATTTTCGTTTCTTTAACTTACGTTGCTGGGCAAATGCGCGGTGTAGGAATTGTATTTAGCCGATTTTTACAAGTTGATATTAATACTGGTGTAGGGATTGGTATTATTATTGTCGGCTTTTTTGCCATCTTGGGAGGGATGAAAGGCATTACTTGGACACAAGCTGCCCAATATTGTATTTTAATTTTAGCTTATCTAATTCCTGCCATTGCCATTGCTTTTATTCTCACCGGCAATCCTTTCCCTCAATTAGCATTTACCTTTAGTGATGTCGCAGATAAATTAAACCTAATTCAAACAGATTTAGGATTTGCCGAATATACTAAACCTTTTGCTAACAAAACCATGTTGGATGTCCTATTCATCACCATTGCCTTGATGGTAGGAACTGCTGGTTTACCCCATGTAATTGTCCGTTTTTACACTGTAAAAAATGTCCGGGCAGCGCGATTTTCCGCAGGTTGGGCATTATTATTTATCGCCATTCTTTACACTACTGCTCCTGCTGTTTCCATGTTTGCCCGTTATAATTTAATTGATTCTCTCCACAATCGTACAATTGAAGAAGTTAGACAATTAGACTGGGCAAATAAATGGGAAAAAACTAAACTTCTGGTTTTTGAAGATAAAAATAATGATGGTAAATTGCAGTTAACTCCAAATAAAGATACGAATGAAATTGACATTGACAAAGATATTATTGTTCTTTCCACTCCAGAAGTTGCTAAACTTGCACCTTGGGTAGTAGCTTTGGTTGCTGCGGGAGGTTTAGCCGCCGCATTATCAACAGCTTCCGGTTTATTATTGGTAATATCCAGTTCTGTAGCCCATGACCTTTATTATCGCATTTTTGATGAAACGGCTTCAGAAGAAAAACGCGTATTTGTAGGAAGAGTTGTTATTGGATTTGGCTTAGTTATCGCTGGTTATTTTGGTGTAAACCCCCCCGGTTTTGTATCTCAGGTGGTAGCTTTTGCCTTTGGTTTAGCCGCCGCTAGTTTTTTCCCAGTCATAGTATTAGGAATTTTTGATAAACGCACAAATTCCCAAGGTGCAATTGCGGGAATGTTATCAGGTTTAATCTTCACAAGTTTCTACATTATCGGTGTCAAATTTATGGGAATGACACCTTGGTTTTTTGGTGTTTCCGCTGAAGGTATCGGTACTTTAGGGATGATTATTAATTTTATTTTCACCCTGACAGTTTCCCGTTTAACTCCTCCCCCATCGGCGAAAATTCAAGCTTTAGTTGAAGATTTACGCACTCCTAATTTAGAAGAATCTTAA
- a CDS encoding tetratricopeptide repeat protein, whose protein sequence is MKKQLLTHQKQLLGRIIPVVVIASFTGILTVGCNRSQDVLVTEVGVSPPNRITPRTSKAGEFYIQGQNQHAKGNSQAAIAAYSRSISLNSEYAPAFKSRGLAYFDTGNKQGAIADYNQALRLNANDAETYNNRGNAFASLGDQQAAITDYNEAIRLAPSYAEAYNNRGNARSAQGDKNGALEDYTEAIRIDQNYSVAYNNRGNAYSAQGDQQKAIADYNQAIRLNPNFGPAFNNRGNAFAAAGDKRSALQDLQKAAAIFDREGNKELYQQVMKNIEELGN, encoded by the coding sequence ATGAAAAAGCAGTTATTGACACACCAAAAACAGTTGTTAGGCAGAATAATTCCCGTAGTTGTAATTGCTAGTTTCACTGGAATTTTAACAGTTGGTTGCAATCGCAGTCAGGATGTTTTAGTTACAGAAGTAGGGGTCAGTCCTCCTAATAGAATTACACCTAGAACATCCAAGGCTGGTGAATTTTATATTCAAGGACAAAATCAACACGCTAAGGGTAATTCTCAGGCTGCTATTGCTGCTTATAGTCGTTCAATTAGTCTTAATTCTGAGTATGCACCGGCGTTTAAAAGTCGGGGTTTAGCTTATTTTGATACGGGTAATAAACAGGGAGCGATCGCAGATTATAATCAAGCTTTACGTCTCAATGCTAATGATGCGGAAACTTATAATAATCGGGGTAATGCTTTTGCATCTTTGGGAGATCAACAGGCTGCAATCACAGATTATAATGAGGCTATTCGTTTAGCACCAAGTTATGCGGAAGCGTATAATAATCGCGGAAATGCTCGTTCAGCCCAAGGCGATAAAAACGGGGCGTTAGAGGATTATACTGAGGCGATTAGAATAGATCAAAATTATTCTGTAGCCTATAATAATCGGGGAAATGCTTATTCTGCCCAAGGAGATCAACAAAAGGCGATCGCCGATTATAATCAAGCTATTCGTCTAAATCCAAACTTTGGCCCTGCTTTTAATAACCGAGGAAATGCCTTTGCTGCTGCGGGAGATAAACGCAGTGCGTTACAAGATTTACAAAAGGCAGCAGCTATTTTTGATCGGGAAGGCAATAAAGAATTGTATCAACAAGTTATGAAGAATATTGAGGAACTGGGTAATTAG
- a CDS encoding RNA-binding protein, with amino-acid sequence MSIYVGNLSYEVTQDTLTAVFAEYGTVKRVQLPTDRETGRLRGFGFVEMSTDDEETSAIEALDGAEWMGRDLKVNKAKPREERSGGGGNRGGGFNRNRY; translated from the coding sequence ATGTCAATTTATGTAGGCAACCTCTCTTATGAAGTTACCCAAGATACTCTAACTGCTGTTTTTGCAGAATACGGTACTGTAAAGCGCGTTCAACTACCTACTGACCGTGAAACAGGAAGACTGCGTGGTTTTGGTTTTGTGGAAATGAGTACAGATGATGAAGAAACATCCGCTATTGAGGCACTTGATGGTGCTGAGTGGATGGGACGGGACTTGAAAGTCAACAAGGCTAAACCCAGAGAAGAAAGAAGTGGTGGTGGTGGTAATCGTGGTGGTGGTTTTAATCGTAACCGCTACTAA
- a CDS encoding class I fructose-bisphosphate aldolase, which translates to MTATLLKTSSLESLLGKDAEDLLTYKAKVSANLLHLPGADFIDRVWINSDRSPRVIRNLQQIYSTGRLANTGYLSILPVDQGVEHSAGASFATNPMYFDPENIVKLAIESGCNAVATTLGVLGSVSRKYAHKIPLIVKLNHNQLLTYPNYFDQVMFADVWQAWHLGATAVGATIYFGSPAADRQIQEVSQAFKHAHELGMATVLWCYLRNSNFQQDQDYHLAADLTGQANHLGVTIEADIIKQKLPKCNHGYPAMSKIAENGYGKTDERVYSELTTQHPIDLTRYQVLNCYAGRVGLINSGGAAGDNDFAEAVRTAVINKRAGGSGLISGRKTFQRPFEEGVKLFHAIQDVYLSSDVTVA; encoded by the coding sequence ATGACTGCAACTTTATTAAAAACCAGTTCTCTAGAATCTTTGCTAGGTAAAGATGCGGAAGATTTACTGACATACAAAGCTAAAGTATCTGCAAATTTGCTACATTTACCAGGGGCAGATTTTATTGATCGAGTATGGATAAATAGCGATCGCTCTCCGCGTGTAATCAGAAATTTACAACAAATCTATTCTACGGGTAGATTAGCTAACACTGGCTATCTTTCTATTTTGCCAGTTGATCAAGGTGTAGAACATTCCGCTGGTGCATCTTTTGCCACAAATCCGATGTATTTTGACCCAGAAAATATTGTCAAATTAGCAATAGAATCTGGTTGTAATGCTGTGGCGACAACGTTAGGAGTTTTAGGTAGTGTTTCCCGCAAATATGCCCACAAAATCCCCTTAATTGTCAAACTAAATCATAATCAATTATTGACCTATCCCAACTATTTTGATCAGGTGATGTTTGCCGATGTTTGGCAAGCTTGGCATTTGGGTGCAACTGCGGTAGGTGCAACTATTTATTTTGGTTCACCGGCGGCTGATAGACAAATTCAAGAAGTAAGTCAAGCCTTTAAACACGCCCATGAATTAGGTATGGCTACGGTACTTTGGTGTTATTTAAGAAATAGCAATTTTCAGCAAGATCAAGATTATCATTTAGCGGCAGATTTAACTGGACAAGCTAATCATTTAGGGGTGACAATTGAGGCAGATATTATTAAACAGAAGTTACCAAAATGTAATCATGGATATCCAGCCATGAGCAAAATTGCAGAAAATGGTTATGGTAAAACCGATGAGCGAGTTTACAGTGAATTAACAACTCAACACCCCATAGATTTAACCCGTTATCAAGTTTTAAATTGTTATGCTGGTAGAGTAGGATTAATTAATTCTGGTGGTGCTGCTGGTGATAATGATTTTGCAGAAGCGGTGCGAACTGCGGTAATTAATAAACGTGCTGGTGGTAGTGGTTTAATTTCAGGCAGGAAGACTTTTCAGCGTCCTTTTGAAGAAGGTGTAAAATTATTTCATGCTATTCAAGATGTGTATTTATCATCTGATGTGACGGTAGCATAA